A genomic window from Desulfovibrio legallii includes:
- the cutC gene encoding choline trimethylamine-lyase, producing the protein MDLHDFSQKIAEVAHSLSPDERRQLRALFAPSAAPAAAQNPAASPAGAPAAAGSGVPDGPTRRHVLLKENYLKQQPRITIHRARAITKIDRENPGMPRILLRAKAFRYCCETAPLVIQDHELIVGAPNGAPRAGAFSPDISWRWLRDELDTIANRPQDPFHIAEEDKKILREEVFPYWEGKSVDEYCEAQYREAGLWELSGESFVSDCSYHALNGGGDSNPGYDVILMKKGMLDIQREAREHLAQLDYDKPEDIDKIYFYKSVIETTEGVMCYAKRLSEYAAQCAAAASDPVRKAELEKIAAVNARVPAHAPTTFWEAIQAVWTVESLLVVEENQTGMSIGRVDQYMYPFYKADLEAGRITPCEAFDLAGCMLIKMSEMMWLTSEGSSKFFAGYQPFVNMCVGGVTREGRDATNELTYLLMDAVRHVRIYQPSLATRVHNASPQDYLKKIVSVIRSGMGFPAVHFDDTHIKMMLAKGVSMEDARDYCLMGCVEPQKSGRLYQWTSTAYTQWPICIELVLNHGVPLWYGKKVCPDLGDLSQFDTFEKFDAAVKEQIRYITKWSSVATVISQRVHRDLAPKPLMSIMYEGCMEHGCDVAAGGAMYNFGPGVVWSGLATYTDSMAAVKKLVYDDKKYTLQQLNEALKADFEGYESLRADCLAAPKYGNDDDYADAIAADLIAFTEREHRKYRTLYSILSHGTLSISNNTPFGQMLGASANGRKAWLPLSDGISPTQGADYKGPTAIIKSVSKMSNDNMNIGMVHNFKLLPGLLDTPEGEQGLITLIRSASILGNGEMQFNYLDNKTMLEAQQRPGDYRDLVVRVAGYSAFFVELCKDVQDEIISRTVLKNF; encoded by the coding sequence GTGGACCTGCACGATTTTTCCCAAAAAATAGCGGAAGTCGCCCATAGCCTTTCCCCGGACGAGCGCCGTCAGCTGCGCGCGCTTTTTGCCCCCAGCGCCGCCCCGGCGGCCGCGCAGAACCCCGCCGCCTCGCCTGCGGGCGCGCCTGCGGCGGCGGGCTCCGGCGTGCCGGATGGCCCAACCCGCCGCCATGTGCTGCTGAAAGAAAACTACCTCAAGCAGCAGCCCCGCATCACCATTCACCGCGCCCGCGCCATCACCAAGATCGATAGAGAAAACCCCGGCATGCCGCGCATTCTGCTGCGCGCCAAGGCCTTCCGCTATTGCTGCGAAACGGCCCCCCTGGTCATCCAGGACCACGAGCTCATTGTGGGCGCGCCCAACGGCGCGCCGCGCGCCGGGGCGTTCTCCCCGGACATTTCCTGGCGCTGGCTCAGGGATGAGCTGGACACCATCGCCAACCGCCCGCAGGACCCCTTCCACATCGCTGAAGAGGACAAAAAAATCCTGCGCGAGGAAGTCTTCCCCTACTGGGAAGGCAAATCCGTGGACGAATACTGCGAGGCGCAGTACCGCGAGGCGGGTCTGTGGGAGCTTTCCGGCGAATCCTTCGTCTCCGACTGCTCTTACCACGCCCTCAACGGCGGCGGCGATTCCAACCCCGGCTATGACGTCATCCTGATGAAGAAGGGCATGCTGGACATCCAGCGCGAGGCGCGCGAGCACCTGGCCCAGCTGGACTACGATAAGCCCGAAGACATTGACAAAATCTACTTCTATAAATCAGTGATCGAAACCACCGAAGGCGTCATGTGCTATGCCAAACGCCTTTCGGAATACGCGGCCCAGTGCGCCGCCGCTGCAAGCGACCCCGTGCGCAAGGCCGAGCTGGAAAAAATCGCCGCGGTCAACGCCCGCGTGCCCGCGCACGCGCCCACCACCTTCTGGGAGGCCATCCAGGCCGTCTGGACCGTGGAATCCCTGCTGGTGGTGGAAGAAAACCAGACCGGCATGTCCATCGGCCGCGTGGACCAGTACATGTACCCCTTCTACAAGGCCGACCTGGAAGCGGGCCGCATCACGCCCTGCGAGGCTTTTGACCTGGCGGGCTGCATGCTCATCAAAATGTCGGAAATGATGTGGCTGACCAGCGAGGGCAGCTCCAAATTCTTTGCCGGCTACCAGCCTTTCGTCAACATGTGCGTGGGCGGCGTCACGCGCGAAGGGCGCGACGCCACCAACGAGCTGACCTATCTGCTCATGGATGCCGTGCGCCATGTGCGCATCTACCAGCCCTCTCTGGCCACCCGCGTGCACAATGCCTCGCCGCAGGACTACCTCAAAAAAATCGTGTCCGTTATCCGCTCCGGCATGGGCTTCCCCGCCGTGCATTTTGACGACACCCACATCAAAATGATGCTCGCCAAAGGCGTGAGCATGGAAGACGCCCGCGACTACTGCCTCATGGGCTGCGTGGAACCGCAGAAATCCGGCCGCCTCTACCAGTGGACCTCCACAGCCTACACCCAGTGGCCCATCTGCATTGAGCTTGTGCTCAACCACGGCGTGCCCTTGTGGTACGGCAAAAAGGTCTGCCCCGACCTGGGCGACCTGAGCCAATTCGACACCTTTGAGAAATTCGACGCCGCCGTTAAGGAACAGATCCGCTACATCACCAAGTGGTCCAGCGTGGCCACGGTCATTTCCCAGCGTGTGCACCGCGACCTGGCCCCCAAGCCGCTTATGTCCATCATGTACGAAGGCTGCATGGAGCACGGGTGCGATGTGGCCGCGGGCGGCGCCATGTACAACTTCGGCCCCGGCGTGGTCTGGAGCGGCCTGGCGACCTACACGGATTCCATGGCCGCCGTCAAAAAGCTGGTTTACGACGACAAAAAATACACCCTCCAGCAGCTTAACGAGGCCCTGAAGGCCGACTTTGAAGGCTACGAAAGCCTGCGCGCCGATTGCCTGGCCGCCCCCAAATACGGCAACGACGACGATTACGCCGACGCCATTGCCGCCGACCTCATCGCCTTTACCGAGCGGGAGCACCGCAAATACCGCACGCTCTACTCCATCCTCAGCCACGGCACCCTCTCCATCTCCAACAACACCCCCTTCGGGCAGATGCTGGGGGCCTCGGCCAACGGGCGCAAGGCCTGGCTGCCCCTCTCAGACGGCATCAGCCCCACCCAGGGCGCGGACTACAAGGGCCCCACGGCCATCATTAAGAGCGTGTCCAAAATGTCCAACGACAACATGAACATCGGCATGGTGCACAACTTCAAGCTCCTGCCGGGCCTGTTGGACACGCCTGAAGGCGAACAGGGCCTCATTACCCTGATCCGCTCGGCCAGCATCCTGGGCAACGGCGAAATGCAGTTCAACTACCTGGACAACAAAACCATGCTGGAGGCCCAGCAGCGCCCCGGCGACTACCGCGACCTGGTAGTCCGTGTGGCGGGCTACAGCGCCTTCTTTGTGGAGCTGTGCAAAGACGTGCAGGACGAGATCATCAGCAGAACCGTGCTCAAAAACTTCTGA
- the cutD gene encoding choline TMA-lyase-activating enzyme, with amino-acid sequence MIERKANVFNIQKYNMYDGPGIRTLVFFKGCPLRCLWCSNPESQHGRYEVLFKKDLCVHCGACVPVCPVGIHSLVNAHSTHVVDRTKDCIRCEACVRACPQAALAIAGERRSISELLEVVEQDWLFYENSGGGLTVGGGEPLLQHEALANLLLACKQKGIRTAIETSGYAKPEALRQVAEICDLFLFDIKHMDADRHYALTGVRNESILANLQWLLENGCAVNIRMPLLKGYNDDTEEIRAVGSFLACHAERNNFKGIDLLPYHRLGVGKYAQLDRDYAIADNPAPDDADLDRIREILQGFGLTARVIRH; translated from the coding sequence GTGATCGAACGCAAGGCCAATGTCTTCAATATCCAGAAGTACAATATGTACGACGGACCGGGCATCCGCACCCTGGTGTTCTTCAAGGGCTGCCCCCTGCGCTGCCTCTGGTGTTCCAACCCGGAAAGCCAGCACGGCCGCTATGAAGTCCTGTTCAAAAAAGACCTCTGCGTCCACTGCGGGGCCTGCGTGCCCGTCTGTCCCGTGGGCATCCACAGCCTGGTCAACGCCCACAGCACGCATGTGGTGGACAGAACCAAGGACTGCATCCGCTGCGAGGCCTGCGTGCGCGCCTGTCCGCAGGCGGCCCTGGCCATTGCCGGGGAGCGCAGAAGCATTTCCGAGCTGCTTGAGGTGGTGGAGCAGGACTGGCTGTTTTACGAAAATTCCGGCGGCGGCCTCACCGTGGGCGGCGGCGAACCCTTGCTGCAGCACGAGGCCTTGGCCAACCTGCTGCTGGCCTGCAAACAAAAAGGCATCCGCACGGCCATCGAGACCTCCGGCTACGCCAAGCCGGAAGCGCTGCGCCAGGTGGCGGAAATCTGCGATCTGTTTCTCTTTGACATCAAACATATGGACGCGGACCGGCACTACGCCCTTACCGGCGTGCGCAACGAAAGCATCCTCGCCAACCTGCAATGGCTGCTGGAAAACGGCTGCGCCGTCAACATCCGCATGCCCCTGCTCAAAGGCTACAACGACGACACGGAGGAAATCCGCGCTGTGGGCAGCTTCCTGGCCTGTCATGCCGAGCGGAACAACTTCAAGGGCATTGATCTTCTGCCCTACCACCGTCTGGGCGTCGGCAAATACGCCCAGCTGGATCGGGACTACGCCATTGCGGACAACCCCGCCCCGGACGACGCGGACCTGGACCGCATCCGTGAAATTTTACAGGGCTTCGGCCTTACGGCCAGGGTCATCAGGCACTGA
- a CDS encoding BMC domain-containing protein — protein MLALGLVETKGLVGAIEAADVMLKAADVRLLEKSLASGGLVTITVAGEVSAVQSSVDAAQAAVDRLAGAVRISCHVIPRPDGELERILRLQPACAQAESTAKAEDEQNAAPTQEEATPTSEPQPAAEGTAQQPPSAAITPETPPAFDREKTKTMSMSALRRLATELETDLSSAQIAAANRQTLLNAIERATRKEKE, from the coding sequence ATGCTGGCACTGGGACTTGTGGAAACCAAAGGGCTGGTGGGCGCCATTGAAGCGGCGGACGTCATGCTCAAAGCCGCCGACGTGCGCCTGCTGGAAAAATCGCTGGCCTCGGGCGGGCTTGTCACCATCACCGTAGCAGGCGAGGTAAGCGCCGTGCAGTCCTCCGTGGACGCGGCGCAGGCCGCCGTTGACCGGCTGGCCGGGGCTGTTCGCATCTCCTGCCACGTCATCCCCCGCCCGGACGGCGAACTGGAGCGCATTCTGCGGCTGCAGCCCGCCTGCGCCCAGGCGGAGAGCACGGCCAAAGCGGAAGACGAGCAAAACGCCGCCCCGACACAAGAGGAAGCCACCCCGACCAGCGAGCCCCAGCCCGCGGCGGAAGGCACGGCGCAGCAGCCCCCAAGCGCGGCGATAACGCCGGAAACCCCGCCGGCCTTTGATCGGGAAAAAACCAAAACCATGAGCATGAGCGCACTGCGCCGCCTGGCGACCGAGCTGGAAACGGACCTGAGCAGTGCCCAGATCGCCGCCGCCAACCGGCAAACCCTGCTGAACGCCATTGAGCGGGCGACACGGAAGGAAAAGGAGTAA
- a CDS encoding acetaldehyde dehydrogenase (acetylating) yields MVDKDLLSIQEARALVRAARKAQPEFARLSQERVDRVVCAVAEAAASQAEALARLAVEETGFGKPEDKKTKNLLASEKVCARIKDMKTVGVLHADPASKVVEIAVPVGVIAGIVPSTNPTSTVIYKSLIALKAGNAIVFTPHPSAKKCIARTVEVIQGALRGCDVSPDLVSSISLPTIEGTNELMKRADLILATGGPGMVKAAYSSGTPALGVGAGNVPAYIERSADVKDAVAKIMSSKTFDNGTICASEQSIVTDACIAEKVRAALMEQGGYFLAGEALTKVKNVMERGNGTMNPAIVGRDALTIAAAAGIDVPSGTRLLISDEKGIGPKYPFSKEKLTALLGFYVVEDWREACEVCTALLHNGGVGHSLSIHSRDEDVIREFGMRKPVSRMLVNTPSTQGAVGISSGLFPSFTLGCGAVGGSATSDNVTPLNLINVRRVAYDLHTPCDFHVAPASAQSACGVSSVTPARPCPPSAALGGCCGRAANHEAVVAPQSPAPAPGGNLDINAITEMIVAELKKAL; encoded by the coding sequence ATGGTTGATAAGGATCTGCTTTCCATTCAGGAGGCTCGCGCCCTGGTGCGCGCCGCGCGCAAGGCGCAACCGGAATTTGCCCGGCTTTCTCAGGAGCGCGTGGACCGTGTGGTCTGCGCTGTGGCCGAAGCCGCCGCGTCCCAGGCCGAGGCCCTGGCCCGTCTGGCCGTGGAAGAAACCGGCTTCGGCAAGCCGGAAGACAAAAAGACCAAAAATCTGCTGGCCAGCGAAAAAGTCTGCGCCCGCATCAAGGATATGAAAACCGTGGGCGTGCTGCACGCCGACCCTGCCTCCAAGGTGGTGGAAATAGCCGTGCCGGTGGGCGTCATCGCCGGCATCGTGCCCTCCACCAATCCCACGTCCACGGTGATCTACAAGTCGCTTATCGCCCTCAAAGCGGGCAACGCCATTGTCTTCACCCCGCACCCCAGCGCCAAAAAGTGCATCGCCCGCACCGTGGAAGTCATCCAGGGCGCGCTGCGCGGCTGCGACGTCTCCCCCGACCTGGTAAGCAGCATCAGCCTGCCCACCATTGAAGGCACCAACGAGCTCATGAAACGCGCCGACCTCATCCTGGCCACCGGCGGCCCCGGCATGGTCAAGGCGGCCTACAGTTCCGGCACCCCCGCTTTGGGCGTGGGCGCGGGCAACGTGCCCGCCTACATTGAGCGCAGCGCCGACGTCAAAGACGCCGTGGCCAAGATCATGAGCAGCAAGACCTTTGACAACGGCACCATCTGCGCCTCGGAGCAGTCCATCGTTACCGATGCCTGCATTGCCGAGAAAGTACGCGCCGCCCTTATGGAACAAGGCGGCTACTTCCTCGCCGGCGAAGCCCTGACCAAGGTCAAAAACGTTATGGAACGCGGCAACGGCACCATGAATCCGGCCATCGTGGGCCGCGACGCCCTGACCATCGCGGCCGCAGCCGGCATTGATGTGCCCTCCGGCACCCGGCTGCTTATCTCGGACGAAAAAGGCATCGGCCCCAAGTACCCCTTCAGCAAAGAAAAGCTCACCGCCCTGCTGGGCTTCTATGTGGTGGAAGACTGGCGCGAAGCCTGCGAGGTGTGCACCGCCCTGCTGCACAACGGCGGCGTGGGGCACTCCCTGTCCATCCACTCGCGGGACGAAGACGTGATCCGCGAATTCGGCATGCGCAAGCCCGTCTCGCGCATGCTGGTCAACACGCCCTCCACCCAGGGGGCCGTGGGCATCTCCTCCGGGCTGTTCCCCAGCTTCACCCTGGGCTGCGGAGCCGTGGGCGGCAGCGCCACCTCCGACAACGTGACGCCCCTGAACCTCATCAACGTGCGGCGGGTGGCCTACGACCTGCACACGCCCTGCGATTTCCACGTTGCGCCCGCGTCCGCACAGAGCGCCTGCGGCGTTTCTTCCGTAACGCCCGCGCGGCCCTGCCCGCCCTCCGCCGCCCTGGGCGGCTGCTGCGGCCGCGCAGCCAACCATGAAGCCGTGGTCGCCCCGCAAAGCCCGGCCCCGGCCCCCGGCGGCAACCTGGACATTAACGCCATCACTGAAATGATCGTGGCTGAGCTGAAAAAAGCTCTCTGA
- a CDS encoding BMC domain-containing protein — MTTSSNALGMIETRGLVGAVEAADAMVKAANVTLIGRSQVGAGLVTVMVRGDVGAVKAATDAGAAAAKKVGELVSVHVIPRPHSEVEMILPHREA; from the coding sequence ATGACCACCTCTTCCAACGCCCTGGGCATGATCGAAACCCGTGGCCTGGTGGGCGCTGTTGAAGCCGCCGACGCCATGGTCAAGGCCGCCAACGTTACCCTTATCGGCCGCAGCCAGGTGGGCGCGGGCCTGGTCACCGTTATGGTGCGCGGCGACGTGGGCGCGGTCAAAGCCGCCACGGACGCGGGCGCCGCTGCCGCCAAAAAGGTCGGCGAGCTGGTGAGCGTGCACGTCATCCCCCGCCCGCACAGCGAAGTGGAAATGATCCTGCCCCATCGCGAAGCCTAA